The following coding sequences are from one Achromobacter sp. B7 window:
- a CDS encoding TRAP transporter substrate-binding protein encodes MRKSWLAATILAACAAATSLPSAAQTTLKMAYALSTSSHYGAGADAMAKSIEASSNGKYKVQQFANSALGGEREVIEGLQIGTIDLAIVSTGATLNFVPETGVFDIPFLLRDLQHARAVLDSKIGQDMLAKFPSRGIIALAWGEQGFRHLTNNVRPVKTPADAKGLKIRTTENPIHITAFRQIGILPTPMAWPEVATALQQGTIDGQENPLSVITSAKLSQMQKYLSLTGHVYGPALVLMSANVYDGLSAADKANFDKAGKESAMAMRAYVDNIEKTGVEQLKKEGMQVSEVDRAAFAAAVEPAYPEYYKKFDKKLIDAIRDTK; translated from the coding sequence ATGCGTAAATCCTGGCTTGCGGCCACGATTCTGGCCGCCTGCGCGGCCGCCACCTCCCTGCCCTCGGCAGCCCAGACCACCCTGAAGATGGCCTACGCCCTGTCGACCTCGTCGCACTACGGCGCGGGCGCCGACGCCATGGCCAAGTCCATCGAGGCCTCGTCGAACGGAAAATACAAAGTACAGCAATTCGCCAACAGCGCGCTGGGCGGCGAACGCGAAGTGATCGAAGGCTTGCAGATCGGCACGATCGACCTGGCCATCGTTTCGACAGGGGCCACCCTGAACTTTGTTCCCGAGACGGGGGTTTTCGATATCCCCTTCCTGCTGCGCGACCTGCAACACGCGCGCGCCGTGCTGGACAGCAAGATCGGCCAGGACATGCTGGCCAAGTTTCCCAGCCGCGGCATCATTGCCCTGGCCTGGGGCGAGCAGGGCTTTCGCCATCTGACCAACAACGTGCGCCCGGTCAAGACCCCGGCCGACGCCAAGGGCCTGAAGATCCGCACCACGGAAAACCCGATCCACATCACGGCTTTCCGCCAGATCGGCATCCTGCCCACGCCCATGGCCTGGCCCGAAGTGGCCACCGCCTTGCAGCAAGGCACCATCGACGGCCAGGAAAACCCGTTGTCGGTCATCACGTCGGCCAAGCTGTCGCAAATGCAGAAGTACCTGTCGCTGACCGGCCACGTGTACGGCCCGGCGCTGGTGCTGATGTCGGCCAACGTCTATGACGGCCTGTCGGCCGCCGACAAGGCCAATTTCGACAAGGCCGGCAAGGAATCCGCCATGGCCATGCGCGCCTACGTGGACAACATCGAGAAAACCGGCGTTGAACAGCTGAAGAAAGAAGGCATGCAAGTGTCCGAAGTGGACCGCGCCGCCTTTGCCGCCGCCGTCGAGCCCGCCTACCCCGAGTACTACAAGAAGTTCGACAAGAAGCTGATCGACGCGATCCGCGACACCAAGTAA
- a CDS encoding ABC transporter permease, with protein sequence MMDFPDMSQAKRPGFWSTLRLGARMMMRDARAGELRLLVLALVVAVAAVTSVGFLADRVGRALERDAGQMLGADLVLDADEPVPAAFLDQARERGLTLSSTWQFPSMVGAGDGAQLAALKAVEPGYPLRGALRVANAPFAPDAPTRDIPPQGAVWVDAQLLALLNLKVGDTLNVGDAHLRVDRVITYEPDRGMQFVNVAPRVLLRASDLPATGLIAPGSRIGYAMLVAGQPDAVAGYATWLNQNIKRGQKVATLESGRPEVRRTLDRAQRFLSLVALLAVLISAVAVALAAGRYMTRHRDGIAVMRCLGAVQSQVSRMLTLEFALVGLFASAAGCLLGFAVHQVLVMLLGSLIDTRLPAPSAIPALQGVLTGLLLLLGFALPALAQLRHVPPARVLRRDADTLSARSAVGYAVGAVGFALLIWWFAGDAKLGTVVAGGFLGAFAVFALVAWLCILGLARVRGLASGLPALRFALAGVVRRRAATITQVCALAVGLMALLLLTMTRTDLIQGWQRTMPADAPNRFLINVQPDQRQPVTDALTREGLGGITLSPMVRGRLIAINGKPVGPDDYEEPRAKRLVDREFNLSYGDQMPSSNKIEQGRWLKPGASEVSLESGLAKSLGLKLGDKMTFDVAGQQVQAAVTSTRRVDWDTMRVNFFAILTPSALADMPQSWITSFYLPPDKAAVLPALVRQFPNLTVFDVGAILQQLQSVLNEVGKAVQLLFLFTLAAGVLVLSAALTATRDERMREAAVLRALGATRSQLARSQRIELWAVGGLAGLLAAAGATAIAWALSTQVFDFTITLSLWPWLAGIGAGMLGAWAGGALALRGVLRTPPLVTLRET encoded by the coding sequence ATGATGGATTTCCCTGATATGTCACAGGCCAAGCGCCCCGGTTTCTGGTCCACCCTGCGCCTGGGCGCCAGGATGATGATGCGCGACGCCCGGGCGGGCGAACTGCGCTTGTTGGTGCTGGCCTTGGTGGTGGCCGTGGCCGCCGTGACCAGCGTGGGCTTTCTGGCCGACCGCGTCGGGCGGGCGCTGGAACGCGATGCGGGCCAGATGCTGGGCGCCGACCTGGTGCTGGACGCCGACGAGCCCGTGCCTGCCGCGTTTCTGGACCAGGCGCGCGAACGAGGCCTGACGCTGTCCAGCACCTGGCAGTTTCCGTCCATGGTGGGGGCGGGCGACGGCGCCCAGCTGGCCGCGCTCAAGGCCGTGGAACCTGGCTACCCGCTGCGCGGCGCGTTGCGCGTGGCCAACGCCCCGTTCGCGCCGGACGCGCCCACCCGCGACATCCCGCCCCAGGGCGCGGTGTGGGTCGATGCCCAGTTGCTGGCCCTGTTGAACCTGAAAGTGGGCGACACGCTGAACGTGGGCGACGCCCATCTGCGCGTGGACCGCGTCATCACGTACGAGCCGGACCGTGGCATGCAGTTCGTCAACGTGGCCCCGCGCGTGCTACTGCGCGCCAGCGACCTGCCCGCCACGGGCCTGATCGCGCCCGGCAGCCGCATCGGCTACGCCATGCTGGTGGCCGGCCAGCCGGACGCCGTGGCCGGTTATGCCACCTGGCTGAACCAGAACATCAAGCGCGGCCAGAAAGTGGCCACGCTGGAATCGGGCCGGCCCGAAGTGCGCCGCACGCTGGACCGCGCGCAGCGCTTCCTGTCGCTGGTCGCCTTGCTGGCGGTGCTGATTTCGGCCGTGGCGGTCGCGCTGGCGGCCGGCCGCTACATGACGCGGCACCGCGACGGCATCGCCGTCATGCGCTGCCTGGGGGCGGTGCAATCGCAGGTCTCGCGCATGCTGACGCTGGAATTTGCGCTGGTGGGCCTGTTTGCGTCGGCGGCGGGTTGCCTGCTGGGCTTTGCCGTGCATCAGGTGCTGGTGATGCTGCTGGGCTCATTGATCGACACGCGCCTGCCCGCGCCGTCCGCGATACCCGCGTTGCAAGGGGTGCTGACCGGCCTGTTGCTGTTGCTGGGCTTCGCCTTGCCCGCGCTGGCGCAGCTGCGCCATGTGCCGCCCGCCCGGGTGCTGCGCCGCGACGCGGACACGCTCAGCGCCCGCAGCGCGGTCGGCTACGCGGTGGGCGCGGTCGGCTTCGCCTTGCTGATCTGGTGGTTCGCGGGCGATGCAAAGCTGGGCACCGTGGTGGCCGGGGGCTTCCTGGGCGCCTTTGCCGTGTTCGCGCTGGTGGCCTGGCTGTGCATCCTGGGCCTGGCGCGTGTGCGCGGATTGGCCTCGGGCCTGCCCGCGCTGCGCTTTGCGCTGGCGGGCGTGGTGCGCCGTCGCGCCGCGACGATCACGCAGGTGTGCGCGCTGGCGGTGGGCCTGATGGCGCTGCTGCTCTTGACCATGACGCGCACCGACCTGATCCAGGGCTGGCAGCGCACGATGCCGGCGGATGCGCCCAATCGTTTCCTGATCAACGTGCAGCCCGACCAGCGCCAGCCCGTCACCGACGCGCTGACCCGCGAAGGGCTGGGCGGCATCACGCTGTCACCGATGGTGCGCGGGCGGCTGATCGCCATCAACGGCAAGCCGGTCGGCCCCGACGACTACGAAGAACCGCGCGCCAAGCGCCTGGTGGACCGCGAATTCAACCTGTCGTACGGCGACCAGATGCCGTCCTCCAACAAGATCGAGCAAGGCCGCTGGCTGAAGCCCGGCGCTTCCGAGGTCTCGCTGGAATCCGGCCTGGCCAAGTCGCTGGGCCTGAAACTGGGCGACAAGATGACCTTTGACGTGGCCGGCCAGCAGGTCCAAGCCGCCGTCACCAGCACCCGGCGGGTGGATTGGGATACGATGCGCGTCAACTTTTTCGCCATCCTGACCCCCTCGGCGCTGGCCGACATGCCCCAAAGCTGGATCACCTCTTTTTACCTGCCGCCCGACAAAGCGGCCGTGCTGCCCGCCCTGGTGCGCCAGTTTCCCAACCTGACCGTGTTCGACGTGGGCGCCATCCTGCAACAGCTGCAATCCGTGCTGAACGAAGTGGGCAAGGCCGTGCAACTGCTGTTCCTGTTCACGCTGGCCGCGGGCGTGCTGGTGCTGTCGGCCGCGCTGACGGCCACGCGCGACGAGCGCATGCGGGAAGCGGCGGTGCTGCGCGCGCTGGGCGCCACGCGCTCGCAACTGGCCCGGTCGCAGCGTATCGAGCTGTGGGCCGTGGGCGGTTTGGCGGGGCTGTTGGCGGCCGCTGGCGCCACCGCCATTGCCTGGGCGCTGTCGACCCAGGTGTTTGACTTCACCATTACCCTGAGCCTGTGGCCGTGGCTGGCCGGCATCGGGGCAGGCATGCTGGGCGCCTGGGCCGGCGGCGCCCTGGCCCTGCGCGGCGTGTTGCGCACGCCGCCGCTGGTCACCCTTCGAGAAACCTGA
- a CDS encoding group II truncated hemoglobin: protein MTTRVHTISEPVENSRSIFDLLGGEPGVRALVDRFYDLMDMEPDLKELRAAHGPSLDEARNKLFWFLCGYFGGPDHYIERFGHPRLRARHLPFSIGQVERDQWVTCIGRAMEDQGIDPALVERLLESFYGVADWMRNREG, encoded by the coding sequence ATGACAACCCGAGTCCATACCATTAGCGAACCCGTGGAAAATTCCCGCAGTATCTTTGACCTTCTGGGTGGCGAACCCGGCGTGCGCGCGCTGGTCGACCGCTTCTATGACCTGATGGACATGGAGCCCGACCTGAAAGAACTGCGCGCCGCGCACGGCCCCAGCCTGGACGAGGCCCGCAACAAGCTGTTCTGGTTCCTCTGCGGCTACTTTGGTGGCCCCGACCATTACATCGAACGCTTCGGCCACCCCCGTTTGCGCGCGCGCCACCTGCCGTTTTCCATCGGCCAGGTCGAACGCGACCAGTGGGTGACGTGCATCGGGCGCGCCATGGAAGACCAGGGCATCGACCCCGCGCTGGTGGAGCGGCTGCTGGAATCGTTCTACGGCGTGGCTGACTGGATGCGCAATCGTGAAGGCTGA
- a CDS encoding 3-deoxy-D-manno-octulosonic acid kinase, which yields MKADDARSGAVRQAWPAPLAGAMLSDARLGNAGPDIFNPGHYGDRARPVDAGGRQAAWFVQGQGWQGVLRRYRRGGMIARISRDAYLWNGEDRTRSFREFRLLAAMRAQGLAVPAPLAAAYWRQGPIYRAAIIVERIPGVRPLAHALAEPLWGAVGQAIVRMHRAGVWHADLNAFNILIGADNQVWLIDFDRGTQGALSERQRQGNLDRLRRSLVKVAGEEGDRYWMKLRDSYWTAWGVGVQP from the coding sequence GTGAAGGCTGATGACGCACGCTCGGGCGCGGTGCGCCAGGCCTGGCCAGCGCCGCTGGCCGGCGCCATGCTGAGCGACGCGCGCCTGGGCAACGCCGGCCCCGACATCTTCAACCCCGGCCACTATGGCGACCGCGCCCGGCCCGTGGACGCGGGCGGCCGCCAGGCGGCCTGGTTCGTGCAAGGGCAGGGCTGGCAGGGCGTGTTGCGGCGCTACCGACGCGGCGGCATGATCGCCCGCATCAGCCGCGACGCCTACCTCTGGAACGGCGAAGACCGCACCCGCAGCTTCCGCGAATTCCGCCTGCTGGCCGCGATGCGCGCGCAGGGCCTGGCCGTGCCCGCGCCGCTAGCCGCCGCCTACTGGCGCCAGGGCCCCATCTACCGCGCGGCCATCATCGTGGAACGCATCCCCGGCGTGCGGCCCCTGGCCCATGCGCTGGCCGAGCCGCTGTGGGGCGCCGTCGGGCAGGCCATCGTGCGCATGCATCGCGCGGGCGTCTGGCACGCGGACCTCAATGCGTTCAACATCCTGATCGGCGCCGACAACCAGGTCTGGCTGATCGACTTCGACCGTGGCACGCAGGGCGCCCTGTCCGAGCGCCAGCGCCAGGGCAACCTGGATCGCCTGCGCCGATCACTGGTCAAGGTGGCCGGCGAAGAGGGCGACCGCTACTGGATGAAATTGCGCGACAGCTACTGGACCGCCTGGGGCGTGGGCGTGCAGCCCTGA
- a CDS encoding polyamine ABC transporter substrate-binding protein, translating into MELRAGMRWALGAVLVAASASSAVAQNKVVNVYNWAEYTAPDTIPGFEKETGIKVRYDVYDSNDTLQAKLLAGKSGYDVVVPSTHYASRQIEAGLFQKLDKSKIPNWKYLDPEVMALVASVDPGNQYAIPWGYGTNGLGYNVTKVKQIMGANVDLANWDMIFKPENAAKLKECGISMLDEAAQVFPAVLKYLGKDPNSTNADDYKAALDVLKQIRPYIRQFSSSGYIDELAVGDLCMVYGFSGDVMISRKRAQEAKKSYEVNYFIPKGGAPAWFDLMVIPKDAPHPEEALAFINYIETPKVHAAITNTMFYPNANKEARQYVVKDVAENPMIYPPAEVSKTLYVIKALPLNIQRLQNRMWSELKSGR; encoded by the coding sequence ATGGAACTAAGGGCGGGAATGCGCTGGGCGCTTGGGGCGGTGTTGGTCGCGGCATCGGCATCGTCGGCGGTCGCGCAGAACAAGGTCGTCAACGTCTACAACTGGGCCGAGTACACGGCGCCGGACACGATTCCGGGTTTCGAAAAAGAAACCGGCATCAAGGTCCGCTATGACGTCTACGACAGCAACGACACGCTGCAAGCCAAGCTGCTTGCCGGCAAGTCCGGTTACGACGTCGTTGTACCGTCCACCCATTACGCCTCGCGCCAGATCGAGGCCGGGCTGTTCCAGAAGCTGGACAAGTCCAAGATCCCCAACTGGAAATACCTGGACCCCGAAGTGATGGCGCTGGTCGCCTCCGTCGATCCCGGCAACCAGTACGCCATTCCGTGGGGCTACGGCACCAATGGCCTGGGCTACAACGTCACCAAGGTCAAGCAGATCATGGGCGCCAACGTCGACCTGGCCAACTGGGACATGATCTTCAAGCCCGAGAACGCCGCCAAGCTGAAAGAGTGCGGCATCTCGATGCTGGACGAAGCCGCGCAGGTGTTTCCCGCCGTGCTCAAGTACCTGGGCAAAGACCCCAACAGCACCAACGCGGACGACTACAAGGCCGCGCTGGACGTGCTCAAGCAGATCCGCCCGTACATCCGCCAGTTCAGTTCGTCGGGCTATATCGACGAACTTGCCGTGGGCGACCTGTGCATGGTCTACGGGTTTTCGGGCGACGTGATGATTTCCCGCAAGCGCGCGCAAGAAGCCAAGAAGTCGTATGAAGTGAACTACTTCATCCCCAAGGGCGGCGCGCCCGCGTGGTTCGACCTGATGGTCATCCCCAAGGATGCGCCGCATCCCGAAGAGGCCCTGGCGTTCATCAACTACATCGAAACGCCGAAGGTGCACGCCGCCATCACCAACACCATGTTCTACCCCAACGCCAATAAAGAGGCGCGGCAGTACGTGGTGAAAGACGTGGCCGAGAACCCCATGATCTATCCGCCGGCCGAGGTCTCCAAGACCTTGTATGTGATCAAGGCGCTGCCCTTGAACATTCAACGCCTGCAAAACCGGATGTGGTCCGAGCTGAAGTCTGGAAGATAA
- a CDS encoding ABC transporter ATP-binding protein → MSDSRYSAPHTVDPDEFVRVSDVVKIFGDVVAVRSVNLSVKRNEIFALLGSSGSGKSTLLRMLAGFEDATSGQILLDGEDITSVPPYRRPVNMMFQSYALFPHMTVEANVAFGLKQEGVDRAEIHDRVFEALDLVQMAGYSRRKPHQLSGGQQQRVALARSLVKRPKLLLLDEPMSALDKQIRQKTQIELVKILEQVGVTCIMVTHDQEEAMTMAHRLAVMTEGQIVQCGTPQDVYAFPNSRFVASFIGSTNMFTGTIVVDEPDHVAIECAELTRPLFVNHGVSEPLGMEVHVSIRPERLLVSRDQPDGEYNWAHGMVSHMAWMGSYALYQIRLDSGKTVEASVPSLLLAQMDAPGIDEEIFVSWGADSATVLAS, encoded by the coding sequence ATGAGCGATAGCCGTTACTCGGCGCCGCATACGGTGGACCCGGACGAATTCGTCCGGGTGTCCGATGTGGTCAAGATTTTTGGCGATGTGGTCGCCGTGCGTTCCGTCAACCTGTCCGTCAAGCGCAACGAGATCTTCGCGCTGCTGGGAAGCTCCGGCAGCGGCAAGTCGACCTTGCTGCGCATGCTGGCCGGTTTCGAGGACGCCACCTCGGGTCAGATCCTGCTGGACGGCGAGGACATCACCAGCGTGCCGCCTTACCGCCGGCCCGTGAACATGATGTTCCAGTCGTACGCGTTGTTCCCGCACATGACGGTCGAGGCCAACGTGGCGTTCGGGCTGAAGCAGGAGGGCGTGGACCGCGCCGAAATCCACGACCGCGTGTTCGAAGCGCTGGATCTGGTCCAGATGGCCGGCTATTCGCGCCGCAAGCCGCACCAGCTGTCCGGCGGCCAGCAGCAGCGCGTGGCGCTGGCGCGCAGTCTGGTCAAGCGCCCCAAGCTGTTGTTGCTGGACGAACCGATGTCCGCGCTGGACAAGCAGATTCGCCAGAAGACGCAGATTGAACTGGTAAAGATCCTTGAGCAGGTGGGCGTGACCTGCATCATGGTCACGCACGACCAGGAAGAAGCCATGACCATGGCGCATCGCCTGGCCGTCATGACCGAAGGCCAGATCGTCCAGTGCGGCACGCCGCAGGATGTCTACGCCTTTCCGAATTCGCGATTCGTGGCCAGCTTCATCGGGTCGACCAATATGTTCACCGGCACCATCGTGGTGGACGAACCCGACCACGTCGCCATCGAATGCGCCGAGCTGACGCGGCCGCTCTTCGTGAACCACGGCGTCAGCGAACCGCTGGGCATGGAAGTGCACGTGTCCATCCGGCCCGAGCGCCTGCTGGTCTCGCGCGACCAACCCGACGGCGAATACAACTGGGCCCACGGCATGGTCAGCCACATGGCCTGGATGGGCAGCTACGCGCTGTATCAGATCCGGCTGGATTCCGGCAAGACGGTTGAGGCCAGCGTGCCCAGCCTGCTGCTGGCACAGATGGACGCCCCGGGCATCGACGAAGAAATCTTCGTCAGCTGGGGCGCCGACAGCGCGACGGTGTTGGCGTCATGA
- a CDS encoding ABC transporter permease subunit: MIRFSPRDWLPSGRALAVVPPFTWLVLFLLLPFLLVLKISFAEVKFGIPPYTSLAEFQDEAVQFSLHLRGYILLFTDSLYFKTYLSSVKIAGITTLICVLIGYPIAYYIARSSPRVRNLLLLGVILPFWTSLLLRVYAWVGILRNDGLLNNLLQSLGIISSPLEIYRTDVAVYIGMVYAYLPFFILPLYATLVKMDLRLLEAAYDLGAKPWQAFWQITVPLSRQGVIAGAMLVFIPAVGEYVIPEMLGGANTLMMGRVMWNEFFNNADWPMASAVTCVMVLLLLVPLVVFQYNQVKQQELANGGRK; encoded by the coding sequence ATGATTCGTTTTTCGCCCCGCGACTGGTTGCCGTCGGGCCGGGCGCTGGCGGTGGTGCCGCCGTTCACCTGGCTGGTGCTGTTCCTGCTGCTGCCCTTCCTGCTGGTATTGAAGATCAGCTTTGCCGAAGTCAAATTCGGTATTCCGCCGTATACGTCGCTGGCTGAATTCCAGGATGAAGCCGTGCAGTTCAGCCTGCACCTGCGCGGCTACATCCTGTTGTTCACCGACAGCCTGTATTTCAAGACCTACCTCAGCTCGGTCAAGATCGCCGGCATCACCACGCTGATCTGCGTGCTGATCGGCTACCCCATCGCCTATTACATCGCGCGCTCTTCGCCGCGCGTGCGCAACCTGCTGTTGCTGGGCGTGATCCTGCCGTTCTGGACGTCGCTGCTGCTGCGCGTTTACGCCTGGGTCGGCATCCTGCGCAACGACGGGCTGTTGAACAACCTGCTGCAAAGCCTGGGCATCATTTCCAGCCCGCTGGAAATCTATCGCACCGATGTGGCGGTGTATATCGGCATGGTCTATGCGTATCTGCCGTTCTTCATCCTGCCGCTGTACGCCACGCTGGTGAAGATGGACCTGCGCCTGCTCGAAGCCGCTTACGACCTGGGCGCCAAGCCGTGGCAGGCGTTCTGGCAAATCACCGTGCCGCTGTCGCGCCAGGGTGTCATCGCCGGCGCCATGCTGGTGTTCATTCCGGCGGTGGGCGAATACGTCATTCCTGAAATGCTGGGTGGCGCGAACACGCTGATGATGGGCCGCGTCATGTGGAACGAATTCTTCAACAACGCCGATTGGCCGATGGCGTCCGCGGTGACCTGCGTGATGGTGTTGCTCTTGCTCGTGCCGCTGGTCGTCTTCCAGTACAACCAGGTCAAGCAGCAGGAACTGGCCAACGGAGGCCGCAAATGA
- a CDS encoding ABC transporter permease subunit translates to MKGPNKTLRAVVLGLGYFFLYVPIISLMVFSFNESPTVTSWAGFSFRWYHALANDDALLRAAWLSFRIAAMTATAAVIIGTWAGYVLGRMGRFRGFALYVGMLSAPLVIPEVVLGISLLLMFVELRGSLGWPSENGVFTIWVGHVTLCMAFVAVVIQTRIRDLDRSLEEAALDLGATPITVFFKITLPLIAPALASAWLLSFTLSLDDVVLASFLSGPSSSTLPMEVFSRVRLGLKPEINALATLFILAVGTCVILANRLQWRKESESK, encoded by the coding sequence ATGAAGGGCCCCAACAAAACGTTGCGCGCCGTGGTGCTGGGGCTGGGATATTTCTTCCTGTACGTGCCCATCATCAGCCTGATGGTGTTCTCGTTCAACGAGTCGCCCACCGTCACGTCGTGGGCAGGCTTTTCTTTCCGCTGGTATCACGCGCTGGCCAATGACGATGCGCTGCTGCGCGCGGCGTGGCTGTCGTTTCGCATCGCCGCGATGACGGCCACCGCCGCCGTCATCATCGGCACGTGGGCCGGCTACGTGCTGGGCCGCATGGGGCGGTTTCGCGGCTTTGCGCTGTACGTGGGCATGTTGAGCGCGCCGCTTGTCATACCCGAAGTCGTGCTGGGCATTTCGCTGCTGCTGATGTTCGTGGAGCTGCGCGGCAGCCTGGGCTGGCCGTCGGAAAACGGCGTGTTCACCATCTGGGTCGGACATGTGACGCTGTGCATGGCGTTCGTGGCCGTGGTCATCCAGACCCGTATTCGTGACCTGGACCGTTCGTTGGAAGAGGCCGCGCTGGATCTTGGCGCCACCCCCATCACCGTGTTTTTCAAGATCACGCTGCCCCTGATTGCACCGGCGTTGGCGTCGGCCTGGCTGCTGTCTTTCACGCTGTCGCTGGACGACGTGGTGCTGGCCTCGTTCCTGTCCGGCCCCAGCTCCAGCACGCTGCCGATGGAAGTATTTTCGCGGGTGCGGCTGGGGCTCAAGCCCGAGATCAACGCGCTGGCCACCTTGTTCATCCTGGCCGTGGGCACGTGCGTGATCCTGGCCAACCGCCTGCAATGGCGCAAGGAGTCTGAATCCAAATGA
- a CDS encoding Spx/MgsR family RNA polymerase-binding regulatory protein — MKQTTLYGLTKCSTCVKARDWLSEHGVDHAFVDYRDNPVDAATLKSWSDQVGGWEKLVNRSSMTWRNLPEDRKSAHTDKQWSDLIAEYPALVRRPVTVTPDGEVTVGFSEKRYGERFA; from the coding sequence ATGAAGCAAACCACCCTGTATGGCCTGACCAAGTGCAGCACCTGCGTCAAGGCGCGCGACTGGCTGTCCGAACATGGCGTTGACCACGCCTTTGTGGACTACCGGGATAACCCCGTGGATGCGGCCACGCTGAAATCGTGGTCCGACCAGGTCGGCGGCTGGGAAAAGCTGGTCAACCGTTCGTCGATGACGTGGCGCAACTTGCCGGAAGACCGCAAGTCGGCCCATACCGACAAGCAGTGGAGCGACCTGATCGCCGAATACCCGGCGCTGGTGCGCCGCCCCGTCACCGTGACACCCGACGGCGAAGTCACCGTGGGCTTCAGCGAAAAGCGCTACGGCGAGCGCTTCGCCTGA
- a CDS encoding DNA-3-methyladenine glycosylase, whose product MTAAKSASPSSVSRGAGQALPDAFFDRDACTLARELLGKVIRHRVDGLWLSVRITETEAYYLEEKGSHASLGYTHKRRALFMDGGVIYMYYARGGDSLNFSAGGPGNAVLIKSGYPWTDALSGPDALARMQALNPDAQGQPRPPSRLCAGQTLLCRSLGLKVPQWDARRFDPDALYVQDVGDSPDALICTTRLGIPPGRDEHLHYRFVDPAYAAFCTRNPLRRGQRAGHDYVWVDRQGVVLPEAPGMPGMPEVR is encoded by the coding sequence ATGACGGCTGCAAAGTCGGCTTCCCCCAGCTCGGTATCGCGCGGCGCCGGCCAGGCGCTGCCCGATGCGTTTTTTGACCGCGATGCCTGCACGCTGGCGCGCGAGCTGTTGGGCAAGGTCATCCGCCATCGGGTTGACGGGCTGTGGCTGTCGGTGCGCATCACTGAAACCGAGGCTTATTACCTTGAAGAAAAGGGCAGCCACGCGTCCCTGGGCTACACCCACAAACGCCGCGCGCTCTTCATGGACGGCGGCGTCATCTATATGTATTACGCGCGGGGGGGCGATTCGCTCAATTTCAGCGCCGGGGGGCCGGGCAACGCCGTGTTGATCAAGTCCGGGTATCCCTGGACGGACGCCCTATCCGGCCCGGACGCGCTGGCCCGGATGCAGGCGTTGAACCCCGATGCGCAAGGCCAGCCTCGCCCGCCATCGCGGCTGTGCGCCGGGCAGACGCTGTTGTGCCGGTCGTTGGGGCTGAAGGTGCCGCAATGGGATGCGCGCCGGTTTGATCCCGATGCGTTGTATGTGCAAGACGTGGGCGATTCGCCCGACGCGCTGATCTGCACCACGCGCCTGGGCATTCCGCCGGGGCGCGACGAACATCTGCATTACCGTTTTGTGGACCCGGCGTACGCCGCGTTCTGCACGCGCAACCCCTTGCGGCGGGGCCAGCGCGCCGGCCATGACTATGTGTGGGTGGATCGCCAGGGCGTCGTGCTGCCCGAAGCGCCCGGAATGCCCGGAATGCCCGAAGTGCGCTAG
- a CDS encoding PhoP regulatory network YrbL family protein, translated as MNSANPFSAQSGSSFQSVFGPLDLDTQKPLVTGGDRHIFQHPNFPALLVKVMDMQARAVYLETRPFKRWYKQYQRESAYRVYLNEIAEYVTTTTRPSGVWQVPMARILGVAQTSLGLGLVVEKITDADGNMAPTVADLARQGRVDAKFFEQLDEFFDDLADAHVVLHDISASNIACGLNADGKPGMYLVDGFGVLPLVPVYAWSKSLNRKRIARKYGRMRKSLQARIEAANKARAASGTPSA; from the coding sequence TTGAATTCCGCCAACCCCTTCTCCGCTCAGTCCGGTTCAAGCTTCCAATCCGTATTCGGCCCCCTGGACCTGGATACGCAAAAGCCGCTGGTCACCGGCGGTGATCGCCACATTTTCCAGCACCCGAACTTTCCCGCCTTGCTGGTCAAGGTCATGGACATGCAGGCCCGAGCGGTCTACCTGGAAACGCGGCCGTTCAAGCGTTGGTACAAGCAGTACCAGCGGGAAAGCGCCTACCGCGTCTACCTGAACGAGATTGCCGAATACGTCACCACCACGACGCGCCCCTCGGGCGTCTGGCAGGTGCCGATGGCGCGCATTCTGGGCGTGGCGCAGACCTCGCTGGGCCTGGGGCTGGTCGTCGAGAAAATCACGGACGCCGACGGCAACATGGCCCCCACCGTGGCGGACCTGGCCAGGCAAGGCCGCGTGGACGCCAAGTTCTTCGAACAGCTGGACGAATTCTTCGACGACCTGGCCGACGCGCACGTCGTGCTGCACGACATATCGGCCAGCAATATCGCCTGTGGCCTGAACGCCGATGGCAAACCGGGCATGTATCTGGTGGACGGCTTCGGCGTGTTGCCGCTGGTGCCGGTCTACGCGTGGAGCAAAAGCCTTAACCGCAAGCGCATCGCCCGCAAGTACGGAAGAATGCGCAAGTCGTTGCAGGCGCGCATCGAGGCGGCAAACAAAGCCCGGGCCGCCTCGGGCACCCCAAGCGCCTAG